From Debaryomyces hansenii CBS767 chromosome C complete sequence, a single genomic window includes:
- a CDS encoding DEHA2C14014p (similar to CA5230|IPF10424 Candida albicans and uniprot|P38315 Saccharomyces cerevisiae YBR216C), translating to MSESDTSSITNASESTIETFEFDKVLKSLELAVEDINESKDYLSYSTLLDIYLSDPYKYSYEEREELLEHLLTILNNNTELTYEIGWDLPNLLILYVDSNFQFDGSIRSSPNVYKVLKIFECLALNGNPKELFLKSCELLNDIKVSDNNTTDNIEFKEKFFEIKLYCIFELIDSCLKKIKTFYPSRFLSMTISSFLNSTQANMGTSSYNHFILKRAYVFARSYSTPPFPDKFDDLTKEEVDKIKADEDYLQRKLLTGFLTEVASLVGKTTSLDYSVDILSYFQELNKNPSGKAFAYRADSTLMDRCTELALSFDIDLSKIFKQYIVDSHKIFHSFDYTTDQDELSGEIFEKVIVDYQENVSNFIVDNNVKELNNSVNGCLILYTHSIASKRLYDRVELTFKDALVLTLRSVIPSLIHPSFRSRGVADVCLFWSWLAIHKSTINNKKIELEITKIPSTLLSIYYQALLFICTTLPSASNFRYGTLTLLTKILTLSPEDISFSFIKDSLMNCPYDNVKAVLIGVLKELLTKVKPTSLTENMMNLNIKDTSKSAPILPSRDVSKNSNKFLTLNKEKADDIFELIDEAIELTFVEDPESGDKVSVELNQSKFSTLSAYLNLLVVLKDDPAIKTDPSRIDKILELMDENISQIKQNRKPDSDADKAELNAVDMLNITLDRIRA from the coding sequence ATGTCAGAATCAGATACTTCTAGTATAACTAATGCAAGCGAATCAACCATCGAGACTTTTGAGTTCGACAAAGTCTTGAAGAGTCTAGAATTAGCTGTTGAGGATATCAATGAGTCAAAAGATTATCTTTCGTATAGTACTTTGTTAGACATATATTTAAGCGACCCATACAAGTATTCATAcgaagaaagagaagagcTCTTAGAGCATTTGCTAACAATATTAAACAATAATACGGAATTGACATACGAAATTGGATGggatttaccaaatttattaattctataCGTAGACCTGAACTTTCAATTCGATGGCTCCATTAGGAGTTCACCCAATGTGTATAAggttttgaaaatatttgaatgtTTAGCGTTGAATGGGAATCCAAAGGAGTTGTTTTTGAAGAGCtgtgaattattgaatgatatcAAGGTTTCTGACAACAATACCACAGATAACATCGAATTTAAAGAGAAATTCTTTGAGATTAAACTTTACtgtatttttgaattaatcGATAGTTGCttaaagaaaatcaagACCTTCTATCCCTCTAGGTTTTTGTCTATGAccatttcatcatttctCAATTCGACGCAGGCGAATATGGGTACTTCAAGTTACAATCATTTTATTCTAAAGAGGGCATATGTTTTTGCAAGGAGTTATTCTACGCCCCCTTTCCCTGATAAATTCGATGATTTGACGAAGGAAGAGGTCGACAAAATTAAAGCAGATGAGGACTATTTGCAACGAAAATTATTAACGGGATTTTTAACAGAAGTTGCAAGCTTAGTCGGTAAAACTACGTCTCTTGATTATTCTGTGGATATATTGTCATACTTTCAGGAACTTAATAAAAACCCATCGGGTAAGGCTTTTGCATATCGTGCGGACTCTACTTTAATGGATAGATGTACTGAATTAGCGTTatcttttgatattgatttgaGCAAAATTTTTAAACAGTATATCGTTGACTCTCataaaattttccattCTTTCGATTATACCACAGATCAGGATGAACTTAGTGGTGAGATATTTGAGAAAGTTATTGTTGACTACCAAGAAAATGTATCGAATTTTATTGTGGATAATAATGTGAAGGAACTTAATAATTCAGTTAATGGCTGCTTAATTTTATACACTCATTCTATTGCTTCGAAGAGGCTTTATGATAGAGTAGAATTGACTTTTAAGGATGCTTTAGTTCTCACGTTGAGGTCAGTGATACCAAGCTTAATACATCCATCATTCAGATCAAGAGGTGTTGCCGATGTATGTTTATTTTGGTCATGGCTTGCAATTCATAAACTGactataaataataaaaaaatcgAATTAGAAATAACGAAAATTCCAAGTACCttattatctatttattatcaagctttattatttatttgtacCACGTTGCCTTCCGCTTCTAACTTCAGGTATGGTACGTTAACATTATTGACAAAAATTTTAACATTATCACCGGAGGACATCTCATTTTCCTTTATTAAGGATTCGCTAATGAATTGCCCGTATGATAACGTCAAAGCTGTCTTGATTGGCGtgttgaaagaattgttgACTAAGGTGAAGCCAACTTCCTTGACTGAAAATATGATGAACTTAAATATTAAGGACACGAGTAAGTCAGCTCCGATATTACCTAGCCGAGATGTGTCgaaaaattctaataaatttcttacattgaataaagaaaaggCAGATGATatctttgaattaattgatgaagcaATTGAATTGACGTTCGTGGAAGATCCTGAAAGTGGCGACAAGGTTAGTGTTGAACTTAATCAATctaaattttcaactttaTCTGCTTATTTGAATCTTTTGGTCGTTCTTAAAGATGATCCTGCTATTAAAACCGATCCTTCACGTATCgataaaatattagaattaatgGATGAGaatatttctcaaattaAACAGAATAGAAAGCCTGATTCAGATGCCGATAAAGCGGAACTAAATGCAGTTGACATGTTGAACATTACGCTTGACAGGATAAGAGCTTAA
- a CDS encoding DEHA2C14036p (similar to CA5231|IPF10422 Candida albicans and uniprot|P38316 Saccharomyces cerevisiae YBR217W ATG12), producing MSMIQSDQDESSDTSDASEVSDTLEDKVIEDEKIETRIPLSTSIVLEKLPDQKQVQLSRITNESGIFKVTIRFQPIGSTPSINPRVFKISSNQSISTISKFLIKRLKIKSNLIYLYIQNSFQPNPDEKLGDLYHLFKTNNELIINYCHSIAFG from the coding sequence ATGTCCATGATACAATCTGATCAAGATGAATCATCTGATACTTCTGATGCTTCTGAAGTATCTGATACATTAGAGGATAAAGTTATTGAAGACgagaaaattgaaactaGGATTCCATTATCTACATCTATAGTATTGGAAAAGCTTCCCGATCAAAAACAGGTACAATTGAGCAGAATAACTAATGAAAGTGGTATATTCAAAGTCACAATTAGATTTCAGCCGATAGGCTCGACTCCTAGTATAAACCCAAGAGTATTTAAGATATCTTCTAATCAATCGATATCAACGATAAGTAAGTTTTTGATCaaaagattgaaaattaaaagCAATCTAATTTACTTATATATACAGAATTCATTTCAGCCAAACCCTGATGAAAAACTAGGAGATTTGTACCACTTGTTCAAGACAAATAACGAGTTGATCATAAATTATTGTCATTCTATAGCATTTGGCTGA
- a CDS encoding DEHA2C14058p (similar to uniprot|P36135 Saccharomyces cerevisiae YKR042W UTH1 Youth involved in determining yeast longevity) — protein sequence MKYSVLTVLALATASLAAPLEGHKHHQHQHKRDSVVKQVTQVVYVDSNGNPVTSSGTAASTQASQGTGSATTLSTITSSSASSSEAASSSASETDSGSSSTGGSSSGSSGISGDLKAFSDPTDKFEDGKYKCSEVPTGQGVIAVDWISGLNGGWTSIMNEDGDTSSNCQDGYYCSYACQAGMSKTQWPSEQPSSGISVGGLYCKGGYLYKSNSDQDYLCSWGEQSAEFSSEISKDIAICRTDYPGSENMNIPTLLEGGNTAPASVVDSAEYYTWKGGKTSTQYYVNNAGVTVEDGCIWGTEGSGVGNWAPVVLGAGVTDGKTYLSLIPNPNNQDSPNYNVKIVGESGADVNGDCKYENGSYNGKGTDGCTVTVSSGKAKFVFYN from the coding sequence atgaaatACTCCGTTTTAACTGTTTTAGCTTTAGCTACTGCTTCTTTGGCTGCTCCTTTAGAAGGCCACAAGCACCACCAACATCAACACAAGAGAGACAGTGTTGTTAAGCAAGTCACCCAAGTTGTTTACGTTGATTCCAACGGTAACCCAGTGACTTCTTCTGGTACTGCTGCTAGCACCCAAGCTTCGCAAGGAACTGGTTCTGCTACCACTTTGTCCACTATCACTTCGAGCTCTGCTTCTTCTAGTGAAGCTGCTTCGAGTTCTGCTTCGGAAACCGACTCTGGTTCATCTTCCACTGGTGGATCCTCTTCTGGATCTTCTGGTATCTCCGGTGACTTGAAGGCCTTCTCCGATCCAACTGACAAGTTCGAAGACGGTAAGTACAAGTGTTCTGAAGTCCCAACCGGTCAAGGTGTTATTGCTGTTGACTGGATCTCCGGTTTGAACGGTGGTTGGACTTCAATCATGAACGAAGACGGTGACACCTCTTCCAACTGTCAGGACGGTTACTACTGTTCTTACGCTTGTCAAGCTGGTATGTCTAAGACCCAATGGCCATCTGAACAACCAAGTAGCGGTATCTCCGTTGGTGGTTTATACTGTAAGGGTGGTTACTTATACAAGTCCAACTCCGACCAAGACTACTTATGTTCTTGGGGTGAACAAAGTGCTGAATTCTCTTCTGAAATCAGCAAGGACATTGCTATCTGTCGTACCGATTACCCAGGTTCTGAAAACATGAACATTCCAACCTTATTAGAAGGTGGTAATACTGCTCCAGCCTCTGTTGTTGACTCTGCTGAATATTACACCTGGAAGGGTGGTAAGACCTCTACCCAATACTACGTTAACAACGCTGGTGTCACTGTTGAAGACGGTTGTATCTGGGGTACTGAAGGTTCCGGTGTCGGTAACTGGGCTCCTGTTGTCTTAGGTGCTGGTGTTACTGATGGTAAGACTTACTTATCTTTGATTCCAAACCCAAACAACCAAGACTCTCCAAACTATAACGTTAAGATTGTCGGCGAAAGCGGTGCTGACGTCAACGGTGACTGTAAATACGAAAATGGTTCTTACAACGGTAAGGGTACTGATGGTTGTACCGTCACCGTCTCCTCCGGTAAGGCTAAATTTGTCTTCTACAACTAA